One Candidatus Aminicenantes bacterium genomic window carries:
- a CDS encoding aminotransferase class I/II-fold pyridoxal phosphate-dependent enzyme — protein MIPVNEPRLAKNTLRYVSDCVRTGWISSAGAYIGKFEAAFAEYLGVEHAVTTTSGTTALHLALAALNIGPGDEVVIPSQTMIAVPYAVLYTGAKPVILDVDRETFNLDPDRLETFLKKGCRYDRRAKSLRNKKTGRRVEALLPVHLYGHPCPMNEILGLAEAFNLTVVEDAAEAHGALFYPGGRRAPRFCGAMGRIGCFSFYANKIITTGEGGIIVTDDDALAERARRLKDLAHAPGRRFLHTELAYNYRMTNVQAAIGLAQVEEIDRFIALKRKMADTYGRLLGGIPGLTLPVEKPWARSVYWMYAVVVEDGFGMSREDLMAKLKERGIDSRTFFVPVQYQPVFANDPDYADVDCPIAEELGRKGFYLPSGLALKPAQMRAVAQAVKDIQAGC, from the coding sequence ATGATCCCGGTCAACGAGCCGCGGCTGGCCAAGAACACCCTGCGCTATGTCTCCGACTGCGTCCGAACGGGTTGGATCTCCTCGGCCGGCGCCTACATCGGCAAGTTCGAAGCGGCTTTCGCCGAATATCTCGGCGTCGAGCACGCCGTCACGACGACGAGCGGCACGACCGCCCTCCACTTGGCTCTGGCCGCCTTGAACATCGGCCCCGGGGACGAAGTCGTCATCCCCTCGCAGACGATGATCGCCGTGCCTTATGCGGTCCTCTATACCGGCGCCAAGCCGGTCATCCTGGACGTCGACCGGGAGACCTTCAACCTCGACCCGGACCGGTTGGAAACGTTCCTCAAAAAGGGGTGCCGCTATGACCGGCGGGCCAAGTCCCTGCGCAATAAGAAGACCGGCCGGCGCGTGGAGGCCCTGCTGCCCGTTCATCTCTACGGACACCCCTGTCCGATGAACGAGATTCTCGGACTGGCCGAGGCCTTCAACCTGACCGTCGTCGAGGACGCCGCCGAAGCCCACGGGGCGCTCTTCTATCCGGGCGGCCGCCGAGCCCCGCGATTCTGCGGGGCCATGGGCCGGATCGGCTGCTTCAGCTTCTACGCCAACAAGATCATCACCACGGGTGAAGGCGGCATAATCGTCACCGACGACGACGCCCTGGCCGAGCGGGCCCGCCGGCTTAAGGACCTGGCCCATGCGCCGGGCCGCCGCTTCCTGCACACCGAGCTGGCCTATAATTACCGCATGACCAACGTCCAGGCCGCCATCGGCCTGGCCCAGGTCGAAGAGATCGATCGCTTCATCGCCCTTAAAAGAAAAATGGCCGACACCTACGGCCGCCTGCTGGGCGGCATCCCCGGGCTGACCCTGCCGGTGGAGAAGCCCTGGGCCCGGAGCGTCTATTGGATGTACGCCGTCGTGGTCGAGGACGGCTTCGGGATGTCGCGTGAAGATCTCATGGCCAAGCTCAAGGAACGGGGCATCGACTCCCGGACGTTCTTCGTCCCCGTTCAGTATCAGCCGGTATTTGCAAACGATCCGGACTACGCCGACGTGGATTGCCCCATTGCGGAGGAGCTGGGGCGGAAGGGCTTCTATCTGCCCTCCGGGCTGGCCCTCAAGCCGGCCCAGATGAGAGCCGTGGCCCAGGCCGTCAAGGACATCCAGGCCGGGTGCTGA